The Pasteuria penetrans genome segment CTGCTCTGGATGATGTACGTATGGGCGGGGTGGTCATGAAAATTTTCCAGGAAGCCGCTTACATAACTACTTTGGGTCATTTGTTTTATCGTTGGGTACGAATCTCCCGTGCTAAGGCGGACGAGGAGGATGCTGTGTTTGCCCGATCCCAGTCCCAGGCCAGTATACATGGTGAGCAGTAATCATAAACTTTGGCTAGGTCAGAAAACCCTATTTTGCCCGGCGCGAATTTATGTGAACACAACCTCTGCAGGGACCCATCAGGTTGATGTGGCCGTCGCACGTAGCGCTGGAAGGTGTGTGTTACATAAAATGGTACTATGTATACAACTGTATACAACATTGGGTACAAGCTGCGTTTTTGGTGGAGAAGAGGGGTGTTGGGCATCTAGGCGAAATTTGGGGTTCCCTATCTTTGTCCTGATCCTTTCTCCTGTTGTAAAAACAAGGGGATTTTATGGACTACAGAGTTGTTAGTATTTCGTGGCCTGGTACTTTGGAATGGGAACACAGACATGCCTACGGAGAAAATTTGGTTTAGTGGTGGTAGCGAATGGGATTGGTTATTTCTTACTCGTGCATCATAATGGACCAGCCAGATTGTCAACCTGTTGACGGCACCCTGCTTTAAGGGTTCCTAATCATGCCACCAACTAGTATGCTATATTGAACAGTCAACGGATGCTGACAGCGGAATATGATTTCTAGCCTGATTGGGAAGAGGATTTGGGTGTTTTTTCTAGTAGACTACGATTATAGATTCGCAGTCGATAAAATCTCTTCCCCCGGAAGGTATCTGTTTGTGTAAAGGTGGGATTGTACTGGATTGGAATAGGATTGTTTCACTGACGGAGTTGTTAGGGGCGCCGGGTTCTGAAGAGGATGTACGTATGAGATTTCGTGAGGCTTTGGAGCCTCATGTAGAACAGGTGTGGACTGATCGTCTGGGTGGAATCGTTGGACTCAAGGCGGGAAGGAATAAAAAGGATGGATATAGTAGAGGACCTAGGATTCTAGTGATCAGTCATCTTGATGAAGTAGCCCTCCTTATCACAGGTGTTACCCATGAGGGTTTTTTGAAATTCCAAACCCTGGGTGGTTGGGATTCTTCGGTTTTGCAGGCGCAACGTTTTGTGGTAAAACCTCGCAAGGGTGGGGATCCGTTGTTGGCTGTGATAGGATCAGTGCCCCCCCATTTGTCGACAGGTTCCAGTGTTCCTCTCCTAACCGATTTGTTCCTCGACGTGGGTGCTGCTTCTGCCGCTGAGGTGGCGGTTTGGGGAATAGGAATAGGTGATGTTGCAGTCCCTGATTCCTCCTGTGCTTTATTGGGTAAAGGATCAAGATTCGTGGCCAAGGCATGGGATAATCGTCTAGGTTGTGGTTTGGTTCTGGAGTTGGCGTCCTCCCTCCCCAATGGACACCACCCTAATGAATTGTATGTAGGTGCTACAGTACAAGAGGAAGTGGGTTTGCGGGGTGCCTATGTGATGACACAGCTTGTCCGTCCGGATCTCGTTCTTGCTATCGATGTGGGACCAGCTGGAGACACACCGTCTTCCCAAGATCGTGGTCAGAAATTGGGGGAGCTTGGTAAGGGAGCTGTCATCCGGTTGTTTGATCGGGCCACCATTACACCACCGCGTCTACGGGACTTTTTGCTCACAACGGCGGAGGAAGTGGGTATTCCACACCAGGTGTTTTATTCGTCCGGGGCTACGGATGCGGGGATGGCACATCGCGTGGGTGTTGGTTCTCCCGCCTCTACGCTTGGTGTGGCAGGTCGTTATATTCATTCCCATGGTTCCGTCGTTGACCGTTCTGATGTAGAAGCAGCAGTAGCCTTGTTGAGGGAGATCATTCTTCGCTTGGATCGATCTGTTTTTAATAGCATTTTACCCTCCTCATAGGACCTTTGTCTCTATGAGAAGGGTATTCTTTGGTTTGATTTTGTAGTGTGATCCGGGGAGCCTGCCCAGGGAGCACGTGTCTTCTGTTGTTCTTTTCCAAAAATAAATTGAAAAATTTGTTGCACATTGTATATTTTTATAAATAATACTATTTCTATTCACATTAAGGGATATCATAACAGTGTAAGGAAATCCGCTGGTGGAATCGTCTATCCAGGGCTTTTCCTATGTTTGTGTTATTCTTCTCCCAAATCATACTATCAAAATATATAGTTTCGATAATATATAGTTTTTCTTGATTGTAACAGAGGAGCAACGTATGTATAGGGTAATAATGAAAAATTTATTATATTACATATATTTTACAATGATGAGCATAGTGATCAGCTCAGGGGGATACCTAGAGGGGGATTTTTCACATTTTCCATAACTGAAAATTAGTACTATTTAGTTCTATGTGGAAAAGGATCCCAATTCACTTATGCCAACTACGGAACCAGAGAGAGAACCATTTTGACGTATAAATTCATATCGCATATATATCGAGGATTAAGCCATCCTCTACCCATCGGAATCTGATTTTCAGGGTTATCCTGGTGTTTTTATCATCATATATTTATGTCATTGTTGGTTTTTTCAGACTATCCTGGTCTATGGAATGGAGATG includes the following:
- a CDS encoding M42 family metallopeptidase, which produces MCKGGIVLDWNRIVSLTELLGAPGSEEDVRMRFREALEPHVEQVWTDRLGGIVGLKAGRNKKDGYSRGPRILVISHLDEVALLITGVTHEGFLKFQTLGGWDSSVLQAQRFVVKPRKGGDPLLAVIGSVPPHLSTGSSVPLLTDLFLDVGAASAAEVAVWGIGIGDVAVPDSSCALLGKGSRFVAKAWDNRLGCGLVLELASSLPNGHHPNELYVGATVQEEVGLRGAYVMTQLVRPDLVLAIDVGPAGDTPSSQDRGQKLGELGKGAVIRLFDRATITPPRLRDFLLTTAEEVGIPHQVFYSSGATDAGMAHRVGVGSPASTLGVAGRYIHSHGSVVDRSDVEAAVALLREIILRLDRSVFNSILPSS